Within the Pseudobythopirellula maris genome, the region ATTCTTAATTTCGAGGCCGAAGCCGAGAGCGTCCGCCCCGACACCGTGCTAACCGAGATCCTCCGCCACGTGCCGGAGAAGGGCGACGGCGTCGAGGCGGCGTGAGCCACACCGTAGGTCAAGCTGTGCCCACAAGTGTTCGGCACAACGGATGCGTTGACTAGGGAGGCGGCATGCCGAACGCTTGGAGCAGGTCCTCGTCGTCCGCCCAACCGCTGAGGCGAAGGCAGACCATCTCGTACTGCCGTTTGGTGACCGAGCGGCCGCAGGCAAGCGCCAGCAACAACGACGCCAGCACCGCGCAGTAGAGCTGGATCTGGCCCCCCTCGGTCTTGGTGCTCAGCAGCTTCTGGCAGCCGAGGTGTGCTTCAGGAAGCGGAAGAATAGCCCGATCGTCCAGCGTTGTTCGTAGAGCGCCACGACCTGCTCCGCCGGCAAGTTGAGCATCGTGGTGGCGAGCACCAACTCGTCGCGCCCGGTCTGGTCGGTCCGCGGGCGCCCTTGACGCGCCGAGCTCGGCCGGCCCGCCGGCGGTCAGCTTGCGGACCCCCTTGGCGCCGGAGGCGGCGACCAGGGCCCGGGCCGAGTCGAGCGTCGGGTTGAACAGGCCGATGAGGATCAGCGAGGCGTACTGGGCGTAGGTCAGCCGTCGGTTGCCCGCCTTGTCACGCTCGGCCGAGTTGTCGGCGATCCGCCCCAGCAACGGGAACACCTCCCGCAAAAGGTGGCTCCCCTGCGCATTGAGATCTTTCGCCTTGCTTCCTTTCTTCGCCGCCATGGCCGAAGATATACACCATGACCCCCACGGCGCAAAAAGCGTGCCGAACACTTGTGGGCACAGCCTGACCTACGCACTCCGCGGCAAATCGCGTCGTCACAATCCCTGGAGGCAGCCCTGGACAGGACGGCGCGATGCGTTTTGCCCATGGACTCGGTCGGGCCGCCGATCCTGTATCGCTTGACGTGGGCGCTAGCGAATGCGCAGTGTATCTTCATAAGTGCGTAACACCCCTGCCGCAGGGAGGGTAAGAACGATTGCATTGCATCCGATGTAGTTCGGAATATTTCAGGGCGCCACCTACCCATGCTCACCCGCCTCTCGGTAAGCCTGATTACCTTCTATCAACGGCGTATTTCTCCCCACAAAGGGTTTTCGTGCGCGCACCGGTTGGTCCATGGCGGGGCCTCCTGCTCCGAAGCCGTGGCAGACATCGTTCGTGATCAGGGCGTGCTCAGTGGATGGGCCATAATTCGCCGCCGCTTCGCCGCCTGCAAGGCAGCGGCTGTCGAGCTGCGCTGCGCAGCCATGGCCGATACCGAACCCCATGGCGTCGAAGAAAAGAAACCGAACAAGCCGAGTAAGAATCGTGGCGCCGATAGCCCTTGGTGCTGTGATCTTAGCTTCTTACCGGTCTGTGGTGATGGAGGGGGCTGCGACGGAGGGGGCTGCGATATGGGTGGCTGCGACTGTGGCATCTAGGAGGGTGACGGCGGGTGGCCGGGGTCGCAGCGAAGCGGAGCCCCCGGCGAATCACCAACGCGAACTCCCCTCGCTAAACGCTTGGGGCGACGCCTTCGGCTTTGACCCCAGCCACCCGCCCGACGCCTACAAAGCGGGCAACCCAGGGCCCAACTCCTCTCATTCAACCGGCAAGCATCTCCATGAAAGCCATCAGCGCATCGATCGTCGTGCTCGCCGGCGCCCTGCTGTTGGCTGTTGGCTCCATAACGAACACCGACACGGGGTGGTTCGTCATGCTCGTCGGCTTCGGAGTGGGCCTCCTTGGACTATGGGGATGGCAGGCCGCCTTCCTGGAGAAGTAGCTAAGTGGGGGGCTGACCGATCGGGTTGGTGCGCACGGGGGCTTCCGCTTCGCGGTGCGTCCCCGCCACCCACCGATCGGTTGAGACGCGTGCCGCCCAATCGATGCGGCGGGTGGCACTGCCGAGGCTGCTGCTCGAAGCTACCTGGGCGCCACTGCCCGGCTTGCCCTAAAGCACTTGCCAAGGAATCCAGATGGCCGTTTACAGCACGCTCTTTACCGCTGCAGACACCGAGATTGTGGCCTGTTTTCCCGACGCCCGGCGGCGGCTCGCCACGCCTGTCACCCGCTCGGGCAGTAACCCGTTCACTGGCGAAGCGACGGAGTACACCACCTGGGACCCCGGAGCCCCGGAGGGCACGGCGCCGACGACCCTCGCCGGTCCTCAAGGACGGCCCGCCGTCGATCCCGTTGAGCCGGCCGACACGGACTATGCCAAGTATCTTGAAGCCAACGCCCCGCCGTTTGTCCGCACCTTCCCGCACGTCGCGCTCAAGTCGGTCGATCCCGGAGACATTGCGGAGGCCCTCGGCGTCGAGGACCCGCCCGAGTGGTTCTTCGACTGCCCCGACGACGAAGGTTGCGTTG harbors:
- the yidD gene encoding membrane protein insertion efficiency factor YidD; protein product: MLTRLSVSLITFYQRRISPHKGFSCAHRLVHGGASCSEAVADIVRDQGVLSGWAIIRRRFAACKAAAVELRCAAMADTEPHGVEEKKPNKPSKNRGADSPWCCDLSFLPVCGDGGGCDGGGCDMGGCDCGI